In the genome of Paenibacillus sp. FSL R5-0766, one region contains:
- a CDS encoding nucleotidyltransferase family protein produces the protein MRMTGIVLAAGKSCRLGRDKLSVVMPDGRSLAAWSLEAALNSELDQVVCVVKPEDSLAWLPVKWFDSAAYAYHPTARLRIVVCADYACGMANSLHSGVLSAMEYKPEGILMLLGDQPLLQAQDINQVTTALATHKLCDYVAATDGEGGKPPVAFRSHMFGPLLSLHGDEGARKIMRSANYSGVHVPLSETSFWDADTEPELERILSHVYESQQRD, from the coding sequence ATGCGAATGACGGGCATAGTTCTGGCAGCAGGTAAGAGTTGTCGCCTTGGTCGGGATAAACTCTCGGTTGTCATGCCTGACGGGAGGTCCTTGGCTGCATGGTCACTGGAAGCTGCGCTGAATTCGGAGTTGGATCAGGTGGTCTGTGTGGTCAAACCGGAAGATTCGCTGGCATGGCTGCCTGTAAAATGGTTTGATTCTGCCGCGTATGCCTATCATCCCACAGCGAGACTTCGAATTGTGGTCTGTGCTGACTATGCCTGCGGCATGGCCAATTCTCTTCATTCTGGCGTATTGTCGGCAATGGAATACAAACCGGAGGGCATTCTCATGTTACTGGGCGATCAGCCTTTATTACAAGCACAGGATATTAATCAGGTGACCACAGCATTGGCTACCCACAAGTTGTGTGACTATGTCGCAGCTACCGACGGTGAGGGAGGTAAGCCGCCCGTTGCTTTTCGCTCCCATATGTTCGGTCCTCTGTTGTCCTTGCATGGAGATGAGGGGGCACGCAAGATTATGCGCAGCGCTAACTATTCAGGTGTACATGTACCACTGTCTGAGACTAGTTTCTGGGATGCGGATACAGAACCGGAATTGGAACGCATTCTGAGTCATGTATACGAGTCGCAGCAGAGAGACTAA
- a CDS encoding XdhC/CoxI family protein, with the protein METAMEMHDLCAIAARETRCVLATAIKVEGHAYRKQGVSMLLTEDGKMVGSISPGCLESDLQARVSRVLDTKQMEFAEYDMRPEDDLSWGEAIGCGGLVVVLLEPVCGELRSTLQEMHECFQSGAATALTRTFQDDYTRVEYNWKRIEPTGTRRQPILRPSLVPPHDRVANYNPALLQVDVHSSGNIKHEHSGSKQHSPDIPRLTLVPEMVTATSNESHSSHLSGDSQHFSDTDAEIPTNDGISTNPWELPQQLTSLYTPKSRLIIIGAGNDVIPVVRLAGSAGFRVVIADWRESLCTSERFPETELVLGFPCEIMPQLNVNNGDYLILMSHNFPRERELLEMLVDSEYAYLGIMGSKTRTARLLDGLPSLKHIHSPVGLSIGADGPEEIAISIAAELIACKHKVSSLSSEVQRGSVAHANDGHSSGSR; encoded by the coding sequence ATGGAGACCGCTATGGAAATGCATGATCTGTGTGCAATTGCAGCCCGTGAAACGCGCTGTGTGCTCGCAACAGCGATTAAGGTAGAGGGTCATGCTTACCGTAAGCAGGGAGTCTCTATGCTGTTGACCGAGGATGGCAAAATGGTTGGTAGTATCAGTCCGGGATGCCTGGAGAGTGATCTTCAGGCCCGGGTGAGCCGTGTGCTGGATACGAAGCAGATGGAATTCGCGGAATACGACATGCGTCCCGAGGATGATCTGTCCTGGGGTGAGGCGATTGGCTGCGGCGGACTCGTTGTTGTGTTGCTTGAACCTGTATGTGGTGAACTCCGATCTACTTTGCAGGAGATGCATGAGTGTTTTCAATCCGGGGCTGCAACAGCGTTAACCCGAACGTTCCAAGATGATTATACGAGGGTGGAATATAACTGGAAACGGATTGAACCAACGGGTACTCGTCGTCAGCCAATCTTGCGTCCTTCGCTCGTCCCTCCTCATGATCGCGTGGCGAATTATAATCCAGCTTTATTGCAGGTTGATGTACACAGCAGTGGGAATATCAAGCATGAACATTCGGGATCAAAACAACATTCTCCCGACATACCTCGCCTTACGCTTGTGCCTGAAATGGTAACTGCTACGTCAAACGAATCTCACTCTTCCCATCTATCCGGTGATTCACAACATTTCTCTGATACTGATGCTGAAATACCTACAAATGACGGGATTTCAACGAATCCTTGGGAGCTTCCGCAGCAACTTACTTCGCTGTACACGCCTAAATCTCGCCTGATTATCATCGGAGCCGGGAATGATGTTATTCCTGTTGTCAGACTCGCCGGGTCTGCAGGATTCCGTGTAGTAATAGCCGATTGGCGAGAGTCCTTGTGCACCTCGGAAAGGTTCCCAGAAACTGAACTTGTACTTGGTTTCCCATGTGAGATCATGCCTCAGTTAAACGTAAACAACGGAGATTATTTGATTTTAATGAGTCACAATTTCCCCCGCGAACGTGAACTGTTGGAGATGTTAGTGGACTCTGAGTATGCGTATCTTGGCATCATGGGTTCGAAAACACGAACGGCCCGCCTCCTCGATGGTTTACCATCCTTGAAACATATTCATTCTCCCGTCGGCTTGAGTATCGGGGCAGACGGTCCAGAAGAGATCGCCATCAGCATTGCAGCGGAATTGATCGCATGTAAACATAAGGTTTCTTCCTTGAGTTCTGAGGTGCAGAGGGGGAGCGTTGCACATGCGAATGACGGGCATAGTTCTGGCAGCAGGTAA
- a CDS encoding 5'-deoxyadenosine deaminase translates to MGTILLKGAQLVTMNAEEEVFIGDLLIEDNKIKEIAARIDVQADQVLDARGKVLLPGFIQTHIHLCQTLFRGRADDLELMDWLRQRIWPLEAAHDEESVYYSAMLGLGELISSGTTTILDMETVHHTDSAFQAMAQSGIRVISGKVMMDHGDEVPEPLREDTATSLQQSVDLLEKWNGFGGGRIQYAFCPRFVVSCTEELLVEVRDLSNKYHVKVHTHASENRGEIELVEHERGMRNIVYLDHIGLATPRLVLAHCVWLSEEEKEIIRKRGVKVTHCPGSNMKLSSGVADIPDLLNRQIAVGIGADGAACNNNLDMFQEMRLTALMQKIPHGPTVMDARTVLRMATMGGAEVLGLSKEIGSLEVGKKADMLLLDLDDFHTYPSYETDVYSRVVYSATRSCVDTVIIDGSIVLKNRKIQTIDRGIVLRESDKSIARLMKRI, encoded by the coding sequence ATGGGAACGATCCTGCTGAAAGGCGCACAGCTTGTGACGATGAATGCAGAAGAGGAAGTGTTCATTGGAGATCTGTTGATCGAGGATAACAAAATTAAGGAGATTGCAGCTCGCATTGACGTTCAGGCAGACCAGGTCTTGGATGCTCGTGGTAAAGTGCTGCTGCCAGGCTTCATCCAGACGCATATTCATCTGTGTCAGACCTTGTTCCGTGGACGTGCGGATGATTTGGAACTGATGGATTGGCTCCGTCAACGTATCTGGCCGCTGGAAGCAGCGCATGATGAGGAGTCCGTGTATTATTCGGCAATGCTCGGATTGGGCGAATTGATCTCTAGCGGAACCACGACCATTCTTGATATGGAGACGGTACATCACACAGACTCGGCGTTTCAGGCGATGGCACAGAGTGGCATCCGGGTCATCTCCGGCAAGGTAATGATGGATCATGGAGACGAGGTTCCGGAACCCCTGCGTGAGGATACAGCAACTTCGCTGCAACAGAGTGTGGATCTGCTGGAGAAATGGAACGGGTTTGGCGGAGGTCGCATTCAATATGCTTTCTGTCCACGCTTCGTTGTATCGTGTACCGAAGAATTGCTGGTAGAGGTGCGCGACCTGTCGAATAAATATCATGTCAAAGTCCACACCCATGCCTCCGAGAATCGCGGAGAGATCGAACTGGTAGAACACGAACGCGGAATGCGTAACATCGTATACCTCGATCATATCGGTCTGGCGACCCCAAGATTGGTGCTGGCCCACTGTGTATGGCTGAGTGAAGAAGAGAAGGAGATCATCCGCAAGCGCGGTGTCAAAGTCACTCACTGTCCTGGATCAAATATGAAACTTTCCTCCGGGGTAGCAGATATTCCGGATCTGCTGAATCGACAGATCGCGGTTGGGATTGGGGCCGATGGTGCTGCATGCAACAACAATCTGGATATGTTTCAGGAGATGCGCCTCACGGCCCTGATGCAGAAGATTCCTCATGGTCCAACAGTGATGGATGCCCGGACTGTATTACGCATGGCTACCATGGGCGGTGCAGAGGTGCTTGGCTTGTCGAAGGAAATTGGCAGTCTCGAAGTGGGCAAAAAGGCAGATATGCTGCTGCTGGATCTGGATGATTTCCACACGTACCCTTCCTATGAGACGGATGTCTATTCCCGTGTGGTCTATTCTGCAACACGTAGTTGTGTGGACACCGTTATTATCGATGGAAGCATTGTACTCAAGAATCGCAAGATTCAGACGATTGATCGTGGCATTGTGCTGCGTGAGTCGGATAAGAGTATTGCAAGATTGATGAAACGTATCTGA
- the ggt gene encoding gamma-glutamyltransferase, whose amino-acid sequence MLNQMPISREVMVTSPHYLASVVGSSILQQGGNAYDAAVAVSAALGVVYPHMTGLGGDAFFLIHDGASGEITAYNGSGRSAAGIHADTFKAMGMNAIPQRGVLSAITVPGMVDAWWEVWSRYGKLTWEQLLEPAAQYAEKGCPVSRNLRLWMERDEDFIMGHTPLRAVFAPLGTLLQEGELLIQPDLAASIRLIQTEGRDTFYTGELADRLTSAIREDGGMLAPADFAGHRGEWVKPVSTEYRGYEVHQMPPNSQGFSMLMMLNMLEHTDLSSVARTSPEFYHLMAEVVKKAFRDRDRYLTDPDFRDIPLDLLLSKSYGDQLWNEIQSAPPVAQPFLSKTIGQDTAYAAIVDSEGNAVSFIQSLYFDFGAAYVPGDTGVIMQNRGSFFSLDPRDANVLEPNKRSFHTLMPGLVTRDGKPYMLVGTQGGEGQPQTQLSVLTGVLDYGLNIQEAISLPRWVYGRTWGEEGDTMRVENRYHDDVCATLARWGHNVEARAPWDGIMGQSQGIVIREDGMISGAADPRGDGMAIGW is encoded by the coding sequence ATGTTAAATCAGATGCCAATCTCCAGGGAGGTCATGGTCACTTCTCCTCATTATCTAGCGAGTGTAGTTGGAAGTTCTATCCTCCAGCAGGGCGGGAATGCTTATGATGCCGCTGTTGCGGTCAGTGCAGCTCTGGGTGTGGTATATCCGCATATGACCGGACTTGGCGGGGATGCCTTCTTCCTGATTCATGACGGAGCCAGTGGTGAGATTACCGCCTATAACGGAAGTGGCCGCTCAGCCGCAGGCATTCATGCCGATACGTTCAAAGCGATGGGCATGAATGCCATCCCTCAGCGCGGAGTGCTTAGTGCAATTACGGTTCCGGGAATGGTGGATGCCTGGTGGGAAGTATGGTCTCGGTACGGAAAGTTAACGTGGGAGCAGTTGCTTGAACCTGCCGCGCAGTATGCGGAAAAAGGATGCCCTGTATCCCGGAATCTCCGCCTGTGGATGGAAAGGGATGAAGATTTCATTATGGGGCATACACCGCTGCGAGCAGTATTTGCGCCTTTGGGTACACTTTTGCAGGAAGGTGAGCTGCTGATCCAGCCTGATCTTGCTGCCTCCATTCGTCTGATTCAGACGGAAGGGCGAGATACTTTTTATACAGGAGAACTCGCGGATCGTCTGACTTCGGCTATTCGTGAGGATGGGGGCATGCTTGCCCCAGCAGACTTTGCAGGGCATCGAGGCGAGTGGGTGAAACCGGTTAGCACGGAGTATCGTGGCTATGAAGTTCATCAGATGCCGCCCAACTCGCAGGGATTCTCGATGCTGATGATGTTAAATATGCTGGAGCATACGGATCTGTCCTCTGTAGCACGTACCTCACCGGAATTCTATCATCTGATGGCGGAAGTGGTGAAAAAGGCGTTTCGTGATCGTGATCGTTATCTGACGGACCCTGATTTCAGGGACATTCCGCTTGATCTTCTGTTGTCCAAGAGTTACGGAGACCAATTGTGGAATGAGATTCAGTCTGCTCCACCTGTGGCACAGCCGTTTTTGTCCAAAACGATAGGCCAGGACACGGCGTATGCAGCGATTGTCGATAGCGAAGGCAATGCCGTTTCATTCATCCAAAGCCTGTATTTTGACTTCGGCGCAGCGTATGTTCCGGGGGATACGGGGGTTATCATGCAGAACCGGGGGTCGTTTTTCTCCTTAGATCCGAGAGATGCCAACGTACTGGAACCCAACAAACGCTCATTCCACACCCTCATGCCGGGCCTTGTTACACGAGATGGCAAACCTTATATGCTCGTGGGTACACAGGGGGGAGAAGGGCAGCCGCAGACACAATTATCTGTGCTTACCGGAGTGCTTGATTATGGGCTGAACATTCAGGAAGCAATCAGCCTGCCGCGTTGGGTGTATGGACGTACCTGGGGCGAAGAAGGCGATACGATGCGTGTGGAGAACCGATATCACGATGACGTATGTGCAACCCTTGCCCGGTGGGGACATAACGTTGAAGCGAGAGCACCGTGGGACGGTATTATGGGACAGTCGCAAGGCATTGTCATACGTGAGGACGGCATGATTAGTGGCGCGGCAGACCCTAGGGGCGACGGTATGGCTATTGGGTGGTAA
- a CDS encoding alanine--glyoxylate aminotransferase family protein, translated as MSNYKELSPSLRTIMTPGPVEVDPRVLRALSFPILGQFDPEFTSLMNETMAMLRELYMTDNEWCYPVDGTSRSGIEAVLVSLIQPGDKVLVPIYGRFGHLLVEISERCGAEVVFFETEWGTVFDPEEVIKAIHTHKPSLVAMVHGETSTGQMQPLAEIGKACRDLDILLVVDAVATIGGTPVETDAWHLDAVMGGTQKCLSVPSGMAPLTYNSRVEQKLMSRKTVERGLRDATSARAEGRTIASNYFDLSQLQDYWSSARLNHHTEATSMLYGLHEGLRILLQEGLEARFQRHLVNERALVAGIQGMGLQLYGDMSSKLPVVTCITIPEGIDGESVRSMLLNDFGIEIASSFGPLKGQIWRIGTMGFSCQRKNVLHVLGALEAVLLRHRHVLPAGEAVQAALDVYAGKEGALC; from the coding sequence ATGTCCAACTATAAAGAGTTATCTCCGTCCTTGCGGACCATTATGACCCCGGGACCCGTTGAGGTTGATCCGCGTGTGCTAAGAGCATTATCCTTTCCGATCCTGGGGCAGTTTGACCCGGAGTTCACATCCTTGATGAACGAGACAATGGCGATGCTGCGAGAGTTATATATGACAGATAACGAGTGGTGTTATCCAGTCGATGGTACATCCCGTTCAGGGATTGAAGCTGTGTTGGTCAGTCTAATTCAGCCTGGTGACAAAGTTCTCGTCCCGATCTACGGGCGATTTGGACATCTGCTGGTTGAAATCTCGGAACGTTGCGGTGCAGAGGTTGTCTTTTTTGAAACGGAATGGGGAACGGTATTTGATCCGGAAGAGGTGATCAAGGCGATCCATACCCATAAACCAAGTCTGGTTGCGATGGTTCACGGTGAGACTTCCACCGGACAGATGCAGCCCCTTGCCGAGATTGGCAAAGCCTGTCGTGATCTTGATATTTTACTCGTTGTGGATGCTGTGGCTACCATTGGTGGGACTCCGGTGGAGACGGATGCGTGGCATCTGGATGCGGTAATGGGTGGTACGCAGAAATGCCTGTCTGTTCCTTCAGGGATGGCACCTCTCACATACAACAGTCGAGTGGAGCAGAAACTGATGAGCCGCAAAACAGTTGAACGCGGACTGCGAGATGCAACCAGTGCGAGGGCAGAAGGCCGCACGATTGCCAGCAATTATTTTGACCTAAGCCAATTGCAGGATTACTGGAGTTCAGCACGGTTGAACCATCATACGGAGGCCACCTCCATGCTCTACGGTCTTCACGAAGGTTTACGCATTCTGCTGCAAGAAGGATTGGAGGCAAGGTTCCAGAGACATCTGGTAAATGAACGTGCGTTGGTTGCTGGAATTCAGGGAATGGGACTGCAACTGTACGGGGATATGTCAAGCAAACTTCCGGTAGTCACCTGTATCACCATTCCGGAGGGGATCGATGGTGAGTCGGTGCGCAGCATGTTGCTGAACGATTTTGGTATTGAGATTGCCAGTTCATTTGGACCGTTGAAAGGACAGATCTGGCGGATTGGTACAATGGGATTCAGTTGCCAACGCAAAAACGTACTTCATGTGCTGGGAGCGCTGGAAGCTGTTCTTCTCCGTCATCGTCACGTATTACCTGCCGGTGAAGCGGTGCAGGCCGCATTGGATGTGTATGCAGGGAAGGAGGGCGCCTTATGTTAA
- a CDS encoding M20 family metallo-hydrolase, translating to MTESRVYRSSGTNNAPLPLPDVEQVELQAMLDWLSTYGADAQGGVTRLLYDSAWCEAQGALAAKMQEKGLSPEFDQSGNLYGTLKSEGKESATGAEELPIVTGSHIDTVVYGGKYDGAYGVVAGVLALEYLQKHFGAPKRTLQVVSLCEEEGSRFPFAYWGSRSITGITALEDVEHLKDQDGVTFTQAIRDAGFGPDSAYRPAAKNYGAFIELHIEQGQVLERLGHSIGVVSDIVGQKRFSITVSGEANHAGTTPMSWRKDALAGAAEMIAAVRSIALDVGEPLVATVGRITADPGVGNVVAARAVFSLDIRHIRQESIDRCWQDMLQAFSRIAAEQQLGLDWEEHLSVTPIPMNAEMISDIQDICEQEQLSYWPMPSGAGHDSQIFQPACPTAMIFVPSQDGISHNPLEYTAEADLMHGFQVLVRLLYKYGYGS from the coding sequence ATGACAGAATCTAGAGTATACCGGTCATCCGGTACCAATAATGCACCTCTTCCTTTGCCGGATGTGGAACAGGTGGAGCTGCAAGCCATGCTTGACTGGCTGTCGACATATGGCGCGGATGCACAGGGCGGCGTTACAAGACTGTTGTATGACTCGGCTTGGTGTGAAGCACAAGGTGCCCTTGCAGCCAAAATGCAGGAGAAAGGATTGTCTCCCGAATTTGACCAGTCCGGTAATCTGTATGGCACACTCAAGAGTGAGGGTAAGGAATCAGCGACTGGTGCTGAAGAATTGCCGATTGTGACCGGATCACATATTGATACGGTGGTGTATGGCGGCAAATATGATGGTGCTTACGGTGTGGTGGCGGGAGTCCTGGCATTGGAGTATTTGCAGAAGCATTTCGGAGCACCGAAGCGCACACTCCAAGTGGTATCGTTATGCGAAGAAGAAGGAAGTCGATTCCCTTTTGCGTATTGGGGTTCACGCAGTATAACAGGCATAACGGCTCTGGAAGACGTAGAACATTTGAAGGATCAAGACGGCGTTACCTTTACACAAGCGATCCGGGATGCGGGTTTTGGACCCGATAGTGCATATAGACCTGCCGCGAAAAATTACGGTGCCTTTATTGAGCTTCACATTGAGCAAGGTCAGGTTCTGGAACGTCTTGGACATTCGATTGGAGTTGTATCCGATATCGTAGGTCAGAAGCGGTTCAGTATTACCGTAAGCGGGGAAGCGAATCACGCAGGAACGACGCCGATGTCCTGGCGCAAAGACGCACTTGCCGGAGCAGCCGAGATGATTGCTGCGGTACGGAGTATTGCATTAGATGTAGGAGAACCACTCGTAGCCACGGTTGGGCGAATCACGGCCGATCCGGGTGTTGGGAATGTGGTTGCAGCACGGGCGGTGTTTTCACTCGATATCCGCCATATCCGGCAGGAAAGTATTGATCGCTGCTGGCAGGATATGCTCCAGGCATTTAGTCGTATCGCAGCCGAGCAGCAGCTTGGACTTGACTGGGAAGAACATCTGTCGGTGACGCCCATTCCTATGAATGCAGAGATGATCTCGGACATTCAAGATATCTGTGAGCAGGAGCAATTGTCCTATTGGCCAATGCCAAGCGGGGCAGGACATGATTCGCAGATTTTTCAGCCAGCTTGTCCGACGGCCATGATCTTTGTGCCGAGCCAGGACGGTATTAGTCATAATCCACTTGAATATACAGCTGAAGCAGACCTGATGCACGGTTTTCAGGTTCTGGTCCGGCTACTCTATAAATACGGTTACGGGAGTTGA
- the allB gene encoding allantoinase AllB, whose protein sequence is MTTFDTIIRGARVVLRDRVEQLDIGITGEKITELSTLLTAGEATCIIEAEGLTVMPGVVDIHVHFNEPGLASWEGFRSGSAALAAGGITTYVDMPLNGVPPTTRPEAWEMKKKAAADQSYVDYAFWGGLVPGNREELAPLSRLGVAGFKAFMSEPGGEGEDIFARADDHTLLDGMHEIATLKRVLALHAEDEGMVAELGAKSIAEGKTEPMDYIRSRPVEAEVVAVARALRYGEQTGCALHFVHISTREALDLIAEAKRRGQDVTSETCPHYLTLVDQDVVRLGAVAKCAPPLRSSSEQEQLWDALTSGLIDVIASDHSPCPPSMKQSDSFFEIWGGISGAQSTLLIMLEDGHLQRNINLPLLGRVLSLQPARRLGLESKGEIAIGKDADLVLIDWERNTTLNTEDLLYTHKQSPYVGRTFNCQIADVFCRGQRVYNSESGLSPVPLGQYIVAYSSSPIEAGMEETP, encoded by the coding sequence ATGACAACATTTGATACCATCATCCGGGGGGCCCGGGTGGTGCTGAGAGATCGGGTAGAACAACTGGATATTGGCATAACTGGTGAAAAAATAACGGAACTATCCACGCTGCTGACCGCTGGTGAAGCAACTTGCATCATAGAAGCTGAGGGGCTTACAGTGATGCCGGGTGTCGTGGACATTCATGTACACTTCAATGAACCTGGACTCGCCAGTTGGGAGGGATTTCGATCGGGTTCGGCAGCTCTTGCCGCAGGGGGAATCACTACCTATGTCGATATGCCGCTTAACGGTGTACCACCAACCACAAGGCCGGAAGCATGGGAGATGAAAAAGAAAGCAGCTGCCGACCAATCCTATGTTGATTATGCCTTCTGGGGAGGTTTGGTTCCCGGCAATCGTGAGGAACTTGCTCCATTGTCACGGCTGGGTGTTGCCGGATTCAAGGCATTTATGTCTGAGCCGGGAGGCGAAGGGGAAGACATCTTTGCCAGAGCCGATGACCACACGCTATTGGACGGAATGCATGAAATTGCAACATTAAAACGTGTGCTGGCACTTCATGCAGAGGACGAAGGCATGGTTGCCGAACTCGGTGCAAAAAGCATTGCTGAGGGAAAGACTGAACCGATGGATTATATCCGGTCCCGTCCTGTGGAAGCCGAAGTCGTCGCGGTTGCGCGGGCATTGAGATACGGTGAACAGACCGGGTGTGCGCTGCATTTTGTGCACATTAGCACCCGGGAAGCCCTGGATCTAATTGCAGAGGCTAAACGGCGTGGGCAAGACGTCACTTCGGAGACATGCCCTCATTATCTGACGCTGGTCGATCAGGATGTGGTCCGTTTGGGTGCTGTAGCGAAATGTGCTCCACCACTTCGTAGCTCTTCCGAGCAGGAGCAGTTATGGGATGCACTGACTTCGGGATTGATTGATGTTATTGCCTCAGACCATTCGCCATGTCCGCCATCCATGAAACAATCCGATAGCTTTTTTGAAATCTGGGGAGGTATATCCGGAGCGCAAAGCACACTGCTGATCATGCTGGAGGACGGACATCTTCAGCGTAATATAAACCTCCCGTTGCTCGGAAGAGTACTCTCCCTTCAGCCTGCCAGAAGGCTTGGTCTGGAGAGTAAAGGGGAGATTGCAATTGGCAAAGATGCAGATCTGGTCCTGATTGACTGGGAGAGAAACACAACCCTGAACACGGAGGATCTGCTCTATACGCATAAACAGAGCCCTTATGTGGGACGTACATTTAACTGTCAGATTGCAGACGTATTTTGCCGTGGGCAACGGGTATATAACTCGGAATCCGGATTATCTCCTGTGCCTCTCGGGCAATACATTGTGGCTTACTCTTCTAGTCCCATCGAAGCGGGAATGGAGGAGACGCCATGA
- the uraH gene encoding hydroxyisourate hydrolase, with protein MSISGGRITTHVLDTSKGVPAAGVRIELYTLKRDGEQESKTKVAESVTNADGRLEAPLLDGGKLELAIYELQFHVESYYAQRSLEELGQALWTIVPIRFAVSDTSSHYHIPLLIAPGGYSTYRGS; from the coding sequence ATGTCGATATCTGGTGGACGAATTACAACACATGTGCTGGATACATCCAAAGGCGTGCCTGCTGCGGGTGTTCGGATCGAGCTGTATACCCTGAAGAGGGATGGGGAGCAGGAAAGCAAGACAAAAGTGGCTGAGTCGGTGACCAATGCGGATGGACGTTTGGAGGCACCGCTGCTGGATGGAGGCAAGCTGGAGCTAGCGATATATGAGCTTCAATTCCATGTCGAGAGTTATTACGCACAGCGTTCGTTGGAGGAGCTAGGCCAGGCATTATGGACGATTGTTCCGATTCGTTTTGCCGTATCTGATACCTCAAGCCATTACCATATTCCATTATTGATTGCTCCAGGAGGTTACAGTACATACCGGGGAAGCTGA